The sequence cgtACGCTCACACACCGACCgtacgctcacacacagaccgtacgctcacacacagaccgtacgctcacacacataacGGTCACATAACGTCCACGGTCACACATAGACTGTATGCCGCACGGTCACATGGTCCATTTCAACACGATACAAAAAGCTGTCATCAAGAGTCCTGAACTGAACATACTGTGTGGTGATTATCAATGCTAGCAAAAAAGCTGGTGGGATCTTCATGCTagtcttcctcctcttctctccagctctctctctcccccctccctctctcctccctccctccctctctctctccccccgtttctcctcctccctctcactctctcccccctccctccctccctccctccctcgtccccccccccttctccccccgCGTACTCTCAGCTCTCACCCTGTCAAAGTGGTTGAAGGAGGCCCGGAACTCGTTGAGCTGCTCCTGGCTGATGCCCTTAGCGTCGCGGGTCAGGATCTGGTTCTCCACCTCGTTGATGGTGCGGGCGATGGTGGTGAGGAGCTGCTCCCAGCCCACGCGGATGtgctgcagggagacagagagagggagagggagggagagagagagagagagaggggaaagtaTTTGTGGTTGGTTAAGCCTTCAGGAATACATACAATCAGGCTTCATGTATAGTATATATACTTGCAGGgagagacatttacatttacattcattcatttggcagatgcttttatccaaagcgacttacaaatagggcagtacaacacaagtgaaagccatACACGGAGAgacataaacacttccaccacagtgaagcacatGACACGTTACTGGTATAGTTGGTGCTCTTGCTGGATGGGTTTCCGACCTCCATGGTATGAGTTAGTGCACTTAGCTAAGCACTAGAGTCCTACCTCTTTGGCATAGTTGGCTTAGTCGGGAGTAGATTCTTACCTCCATGGAGTAGCTGGTGTTAGGAGTAGATTCTTACCTCTATGGAGTAGCTGGTGTTAGGAGTAGATTCTTACCTCCATGGAGTAGCTGGTGTTAGGAGTAGATTCTTACCTCCATGGAGTAGCTGGTGTTAGGAGTAGATTCTTACCTCCATGGAGTAGCTGGTGTTAGGAGTAGATTCTTACCTCCATGGTGTAGTTGGTGTGCTTGTTGTCAAAGATCAGGGACTCCTGGCTCAGCTGGTGGTCTCCCTCCAGCTTGTCGATGTTGGACTTGTAGTTGATGATGTTCTGCTCGTACTGCTTCAGGTTGTTCATCTGTTCCTCCAGGGACCCGGCGATGTCCACCGAGACGTGGCCGATTTCCTGCAgacagtcagtgagtgagtcagtgactgcgtgagtcagtgagtgagtcagtgagtgactgcgtgagtcagtgagtgtgtaATGTCAGTGGGTGcgtgagtgagtcagtgagcaagtcagtgagtgagtgagtcaatgagtgaatgagagcaggaggaagggaGACACCACCCTTCTCAAAACACTATTCACCAACATTCAGCCCACCCCTCTGGGGCTGCCCGGGCTTCACCTGCTGAAAGCGGATAAATTTCCCAAAGGAGACAGGAATCTCCACAGCTAATTACTGCCAGACACACATTTGGTGTGTCGGCATGCGTTGACTGGCCCAGCTGAGTCTTACTTTAATAAGTGTGATTACTCATTAAACACTACTTAAAggactgctgtctgtcagaagGTCTAGGTACCTCCATCTTGGTTTGGATCCAAGGTCCAATGATGTTGGCCTGGGCCGCAAACTGGCGCCGCAGCCTCTCGTTGGCCTGTTGCCTGGCAacctcctcctgcagcatcTGGTCTCTGTGGGGCACGAGCTGCTTCACCTGCGGCAGgtagacagacaggaagagaggtcATCCCACCCGGAGCAGGACACTGCGGAGTTCTGCTGTGCACGGGCTCGGCTCGGCCCGGCCCAGCACTCACCGCCTCCCACTTGTTGGTGATGTCCTCGGGGGTGAGGTTGGTGTAGGGGTTGATGCCGGACAGCTTGATGCTGTAGGTCTGGGCGATCTTCACTATCTCGTTCTGGATGCCCATGGTGGCCATGCGCTCCTTGTCGGCCTCGGGCAGCGTGGCCTTGAACTGGTCATGGGCAGTGATCAAGCTCTGGAGCCAggtggaggggggcggggcggcAAGCAAGGTGAAGGCACAGGAAAGGGGCGATGAGACAGAAATCCACCAGCCCACACAATGCTGCACCCTTTACCCTCCCTCACCTGGATCTCCCCCCACTCTGTACCGAgaactccccctccctcacctggatctccccccctccctcacctggatctcctcccccctccctcacctggatctcctcccccctccctcacctggatctccccccctccctcacctggatctcctcccccctccctcacctggacCTCCTCGATGCTGTGCACGATGAACATGTCCTGCAGGTCCTCCATGGCCCCGTCCATCCAGTTGTTGAAGGGCGCCGCCCTCTTGGCAAACTCCAGGTACAGCTGGTCGATGGTTTCCCACAGCTTCTCCACGCGCTGGAGAACGaggcagtcacacacagagcagtcagtgcggcctgcctccccccccacccccgggtCACCTGCACATTTCCTCTACAGTGGAGTTTCCTGGGGCCCCGGTGCTCCTGCAGTGCAGACAAACCCCTAATTCGGCAGCTTTTACTGATCTCTTCACTGTACGCTGATACAGGACTCATCTCTCAACAGTTATTCAGCTATagttttttctgaaaaaagtttgctgctgataaaaatataaaagtaaagtTATTCATTCAACATGCTGTGTTAAATTTGAGGCAGCTGTCTCAGTTACCCTTAAGTAGTAAATCCACACCATTCATGATTTTAACATACCTCATCTCAAAGGGTTTGAAAACAGGACTATGCTCAAGGGAAACCAGTTACCTATCTCAAACTCGCATAACTGCTAATTAAATTTAGCAATCCACATCTCTCATAAGGGACCCACTGACATATGAAGACAGCTTTCCCCTCATCCTATGAGAACAGAGGAGTTTTCTCCATGTACCTCCAGTGAGTCTCTCCTCTTCTGGGTCAGGGTGCCCAGACTGTCCCACTGGTCACAGATACCCTGGCAGCGGGCATTgatggtggcagcatcatggTAATCCAGCTCACTGAGCCACAGAGAAAAAACCATCAGTGCCAAACACCCAGCTCTGAGCCAATCAGCATTGCCACACACCCAGCTCTGAACCAATCAGCATTATCTTAATGTGGAGCGTGATTGTCAGCAGATGTGTAGCTAAGTAAAGCTAAACGGATAGAAGCCTGCTCTCACTTGAGCTCCTGGGCGATGGCAGCGATCTGCTCCACTCTGTCCTGGTGAGCGGCCAGGTCGCTCTCGAAGGCCTCGTGCTTCCTCATCAGGGCGCGGATCTCCATCAGAGAGGCCGACTCGTAGTCCGTCTGAGACAGCAGCTCCTCCTTCCCTGTGAAACCGAGCAGCAGAGAGCCGTTTCAGCACGTCATCCCACTGGAACCACCATTCCACCAGGATCTGCTTCTCCTCAAATCCCACTGTCCTTCGTCTCTCTTCCGAAAATCTGACTCCTCTGCATATCTCTGACTATTGCAGGGGTGCCTCCAAGGGGTGGCCATGGCCCCCCCACAAAAATGACTGGCCACCCCACTGGCCACCCCActagccaatttttttttttaattatttttacatttatttaggctatttgtaataaatgtaatgtattatatcTGTAATGACAGGACTTGTCCAAGTTCGAACTGGAAAAGTgcgtattttattgtttttactgcagatttcagatgtttgttgttttttcctcttgtaacATGGATGTGTTTAAGTCTGGTCTCTCCTGTGCATATCTCTGACTATATCTCTTGGCTATTCGTTCTATATATCTGCCTGTTGCTGAACTCTCTGGCcgtttgttttctgcctgttcctgttcctgttcctctgcACCCCGGGAGGCCTGGCCTGTCCGGCGAGCTGCTCTGCCTCACACCGAGGCCGGTACCTGCGGTCTGAGACTCGGCCGGTACCTGCGGTCTGAGACTCGGCCGGTACCTGCGGTCTGAGACTCGGCCGGTACCTGCGGTCTGAGACTCGGCCAGTACCTGCGGTCTGCGACTCGTGCAGCGTGTCTGCCTCACGCCGAGGCCAGTACCTGAGGTCTGCGACTTGGCCGGTACCTGCGTTCTGAGACTCGGTACCTGTAGTCCAGGACTCGTGCAGCGAGCACTTCTGCTTGAACTTCTCAGCCAGGTGGTCCAGCCTCTCCAGGCGGCGGATCTCGGTCAGCAGCCACTCCTCGTAGCCCTTCTCCACCGTCTCCAGCCCCTTCCAGGCGTTGGCGATgtcctggggggaggggggtgatggAGAGGGAAATCAGCGCTAAGCTAGATGATATTACAGTCTCCTGTGAACAGATCCTCCACAGTTGCGGGGCAGAGGCCTGTTTTACCCCCATGTGTTAGCGTAGGGGCTTAGCTCCCCTTTATAATCATTGGGGTATCTCTGCTTTCATCACTGCAGGGTGGTGTTGTGTCACTCCTGTATTCACGATGGTGCTGGcagttacagcactgtgtgctggACAGACGCACGTTCAGACGCACGCTCAGACGCGCTCTCTCACGGGATGTGTGCACTGCTGTACTTCTGACTCTACTGGATGCAGtctgtaagtggctctggatgaATGCAGATGTGGATGTTAGTGAGGAGGGCCTGGATGTGGGCATGTTGGGGTTGTGGTGGGCGTGGTGGGTGTGGCGGGCGTACCGACACCATCTTGCCCTCGGAGGGCATGAAGGCGGGCCGGTTGCTCAGCCTCAGCTTGGTCTGCAGCGTGTTGAAGTTGATCTCCAGCTGGCATTTCTCCTGCACGCGCGGGGGCTTGTGGACGCGGCGGTAATCGCGGAagtcctccagcttctgctgcATGGCGCGCATTGTCTGCTCCGCCACGCGGTTCTCCAGCCAGGGGATGGTGCGGCGGATCCACTCCAGCAGCTGCGGAGGGAGAGCGGCTGTCagcgaggtgggggggggagaggcaaggacagggagagggtggggtgagggtggggagACGGTCGGGCAAGAATGGGGTGTGGGTGGGCTGTGGGTGGGTGAGGGCAGGGTGTGGAAGGGGAAAAGACAGGATGTGGGCAGGGTATGGGCAGCATTTGGGCAGAGCGTAGGTGGATGTGGGCACAGCAAGGGCAGGAAATGGATGGGGAACAGGCAGGGTGTGGCGGGGCacagacagggggtacagacaAAACGTGGGCATGGCACGGGTGGGGCACAGGCAGGGCATGGGCAatgaggggggtgggtgtggcgtGGGCAGGGTACAGGACAAGGGCAGAAAAGGGAGGAGGGTTTGGGAGGGTGCTCACCTCACTGGCCAGCTTCTCATACTCCTGCATCAGCTTCTCGTTCTCCTGGTTCACAGCCAACACTTTACAGATCCTGTTAGCAGCAGTCTCGGCCTATGAcaggtggaaagagagagagagacatttaaaaacagacagagagagacagaaagagggcaaaagagagtgaaagagagagagacagagaaggagagagacagagagagagagggagagagagggagggaaaaagagagagagagagagaaagagagagagagagggagagagagagagggagagagagagagagagagagagagagagagagagagagggagagagggaaaaagagagagagggagagagagagaaagaggccaTGAAAGGAAGTGttgtggaggaggtgaaggcagaagagagagaggaggtgaaggCAGACTATTCGTGTTGTGTTGGGGTCTTTCTACCTGTTCGGCCCCAGCGAAGGCGTGGTAGAAGCAGGACACATAGGTCATGATGGCCTTCTCATCGGGCTTTGGGGTGTTCACAATGTCTGCACAGACCCAAGAAAACAAGGTCGTCACAAGGACGTATTTACCCAGCAGCAAACAGAGGAGAGGACTCTGACACTGACTCAGCGcgcagcagggagaggactcTGACACTGACTCAGcgcacagcagggagaggactcTGACACTGACTCAGcatgcagcagggagaggactcTGACACTGACTCAGcgcacagcagggagaggaatcTGACACTGACTCAGcgcacagcagggagaggactcTGACACTGACTCAGCGcgcagcagggagaggactcTGACACTGACTCAGCGCGCAGCAGGGAGATGAATCTGACACTGACTCAGCACATAGCAGGGAGAGGACTCTGACACTGACTCAGcgcacagcagggagaggactcTGACACTGACTCAGcatgcagcagggagaggactcTGACACTGACTCAGcgcacagcagggagaggaatcTGACACTGACTCAGcgcacagcagggagaggactcTGACACTGACTCAGCGcgcagcagggagaggactcTGACACTGACTCAGCGCACAGCAGGGAGATGAATCTGACACTGACTCAGCACATAGCAGGGAGAGGACTCGGACACTGACTCAGCGCGTAGCAGGGAGAGGACTCAAGAACCTCACCTTCAGCGTCGAGCATTCTGGGTATGTCCAAAAACTTCTCTGCCACTTCAAAGGCTGTGTTGAGGTTGCCGATGGGGTCGTCCTgcacagacggacagacagcagtcagacagacagacagacagacggacgcAGGGTAAGCACTGAAGGAGGCCTGGGCACCACACAGCTGGGCCTCAcctcatttttaccatttttacaaaaCATGCAGTATTCCCGCGATACTCAAAATGGTttatttcctgttcttttcatCACACAATGCATCTCtctttaattgtatttttaattatcaGGATCAGCCATTATCCAGGGGAAGGTACGCAGCTTACGGCACTCACAAGCTCTTCAGGCTAGACACCTCGCTTTAGGCTGCAAGAGCAGCTCCTCATCTGGGATTCACACCGGCAACCATCAGGCCCAGTTCCATAACCAACGCTAAGATTGTAAAACACACCAtcatgctctgtgttttttataGATCACTGTCAGTCACCCAGTCACTATAAACGAAGAGGTGGTACAGTTATCAACACCTGTCCACTggtgtgcgcacacacactggaCTAGACCAGAATCAAACGGGGCACATTCATCACAGACAACAGAACAGCAGTCATGCCAGTCACGGTCATGCCAGTCACGGCACGGTCATGCCAGTCATGGTCATGCCAGTCACGGCACAGTCATGCCGTGTCAGCCAGTGTAGcagtgagtggggggggggggggggggcaggcgaGAGTCTCAGCAGGTGTAGcagtgagtgtggggggggggggggggcaggtgagaGTCTCAGCAGGTGTAGCAGTGAGTTGGGGGGGACAGGTGAGAGTCTCAGCAGGTGTagcagtgagggggggggggggacaggtgAGAGTCTCAGCAGGTGTAGCAGTGAGTTGGGGGGGACAGGTGAGAGTCTCAGCAGGTGTAGCAGTGAGTGGGGGGGACAGGTGAGAGTCTCAGCAGGTGTAGCAGTGAGGGGGGGGACAGGTGAGAGTCTCAGCAGGTGTAGCAGTGAGGGGGGGGACAGGTGAGAGTCTCAGCAGGTGTAGcagtgagtgggggggggcaggtgagaGCACCTTGCGCAGTTTGGAGTAGTCGATGAGGtcaggtctgtgtctgtggatgaGGGCACACAGAGCCAAGCCATCCTTCCAactgtgacacagagagggagagagggatggaaagaaGACCAAAAGACAGgtaaaacaaagagaaatgtGTAAGAGGGAAAAGAgcaaaatgagacagagaggaaacgGGCTAACAGAAACGTCCACACGCCAATGAGGAGAAGCAGAATCAGAAACAAGGTCAGGAATGTGTATGGGGAGCTTCATATCTTCCTTAGTTTGTTGGCCATTGATGGGGACTGAAGGGTTTTTCCACATCTCgaccagcagagggagacaggcgCTCACCTGATGTG comes from Megalops cyprinoides isolate fMegCyp1 chromosome 3, fMegCyp1.pri, whole genome shotgun sequence and encodes:
- the actn3a gene encoding alpha-actinin-3a — protein: MTAVETQVQYTTYMTSTTEEYMHQEEDWDRDLLLDPAWEKQQRKTFTAWCNSHLRKAGTQIENIEEDFRNGLKLMLLLEVISGERLPKPDKGKMRFHKIANVNKALDFICSKGVKLVSIGAEEIVDGNVKMTLGMIWTIILRFAIQDISVEETSAKEGLLLWCQRKTAPYRNVNVQNFHISWKDGLALCALIHRHRPDLIDYSKLRKDDPIGNLNTAFEVAEKFLDIPRMLDAEDIVNTPKPDEKAIMTYVSCFYHAFAGAEQAETAANRICKVLAVNQENEKLMQEYEKLASELLEWIRRTIPWLENRVAEQTMRAMQQKLEDFRDYRRVHKPPRVQEKCQLEINFNTLQTKLRLSNRPAFMPSEGKMVSDIANAWKGLETVEKGYEEWLLTEIRRLERLDHLAEKFKQKCSLHESWTTGKEELLSQTDYESASLMEIRALMRKHEAFESDLAAHQDRVEQIAAIAQELNELDYHDAATINARCQGICDQWDSLGTLTQKRRDSLERVEKLWETIDQLYLEFAKRAAPFNNWMDGAMEDLQDMFIVHSIEEVQSLITAHDQFKATLPEADKERMATMGIQNEIVKIAQTYSIKLSGINPYTNLTPEDITNKWEAVKQLVPHRDQMLQEEVARQQANERLRRQFAAQANIIGPWIQTKMEEIGHVSVDIAGSLEEQMNNLKQYEQNIINYKSNIDKLEGDHQLSQESLIFDNKHTNYTMEHIRVGWEQLLTTIARTINEVENQILTRDAKGISQEQLNEFRASFNHFDRKRNGMMDPDDFRACLISMGYDLGEVEFARIMTLVDTNNTGVVTFQAFIDFMTRETAETDTAEQVMASFKILASDKSYITVEELRRELPPEQAEYCISRMTKYIGSDAPSGALDYISFSSALYGESDL